The Daucus carota subsp. sativus chromosome 7, DH1 v3.0, whole genome shotgun sequence genome window below encodes:
- the LOC108195916 gene encoding methyl jasmonate esterase 1 gives MDQKGEKHFVLVHGACHGAWCWYKLATLLRSAGHKVTVPDLAASGANPKKVQEVNSFSVYLEPLMEFMASLLADEKVVLVGHSMGGVALSVAMERFPEKVSVAVFTTAFMLNPDLNLLTISEKVEKNIDSNMDSQVMFDDGLDKRPTSFLFGPKMLESKVYQLSPPEDLTLASMLVRPHPTNTDPNSLEETKVTKERFGSVRRVYVVADQDIILPEGIQRWMIELNPPDEVKVINGSDHMIMLCKPTELCSCLEEITQKYC, from the exons ATGGATCAAAAGGGGGAGAAGCATTTTGTCCTGGTTCATGGAGCTTGTCATGGTGCTTGGTGCTGGTACAAGTTAGCAACATTGCTAAGATCAGCGGGCCACAAAGTGACTGTGCCTGACTTAGCAGCTTCGGGAGCCAACCCGAAGAAGGTACAAGAGGTCAACTCCTTCTCGGTCTACTTGGAACCGCTGATGGAGTTCATGGCTTCTCTATTGGCGGATGAGAAGGTTGTTTTGGTCGGGCACAGCATGGGGGGAGTTGCCTTGTCGGTCGCCATGGAGAGGTTTCCTGAAAAAGTCTCTGTCGCGGTTTTTACCACTGCTTTCATGCTCAATCCAGACCTTAACCTCCTAACCATTTCTGAAAAG GTGGAGAAGAACATTGATTCTAACATGGACAGCCAAGTAATGTTCGATGATGGGTTGGATAAAAGACCCACATCATTCCTCTTTGGCCCCAAGATGTTGGAGTCCAAGGTGTATCAACTCTCACCACCTGAG GATCTGACTCTTGCAAGTATGCTGGTGAGACCACATCCTACAAATACAGACCCGAATTCACTGGAAGAAACTAAAGTTACAAAAGAAAGGTTTGGTTCAGTACGTCGAGTTTATGTTGTGGCTGACCAAGATATTATACTTCCCGAAGGGATCCAGAGGTGGATGATTGAATTGAATCCACCAGATGAGGTGAAGGTGATTAATGGTTCAGATCACATGATAATGCTGTGCAAGCCCACTGAGCTTTgctcttgccttgaggagatcACTCAGAAGTACTGCTGA
- the LOC108193566 gene encoding uncharacterized protein LOC108193566 isoform X3 has protein sequence MAPFNLISSEKMRRQPENTRRLCRLINDSLAPFNSITELSIPIPKQTEKQLLISLSNTARQIKLWTEEYDDSDSDTDAKETDHTVCTDEDHHCLTKIVIELVSLLEVKNIYVQHIAGNILVVISKFLAASGSCYDKYVYLLALCLELSTCNCLQTLEPSTRFDESHSNLSASFLVLKQSLKSASWYTAAGVISVLRNMLKHLKMECDDQLLKGYLNSVRSCILNIPWNVFEEVSLGEMYLQHEDALNRNKLQNLPSLTLFNGNLVQFFCSLAAHGSASETSAAYMNEQPVACIIGNVMPKILGWCLRKQDHNNTRTSQYLRHKILKLMVRLTYQMHLQCEVLVSWLNIIGKYFQDLLAEPLTRVENNMGDSLEGSPFLISFSKDNKGISDHHLQRLAVFLFLRCSLSLVCQRDGTDERCVCDEEKLNHSCCNRRQGILGLYQWLRGHIAQDMFADNDIYIQKCTSFSLSFLQLFMHELLYDYQVLLDYLISKDTGASSAEYLLRCLRAVCDSWISFVEFSWDEEVTNYTKFKKRKVLVDVLDLEGGESSVQRETDDSSLSLTKRCMRKDVYTSRQHQTTRPPFERAMECLLSLKSSLLNLHRKKLFPYNPDVLLRRLTKIEELCLKQKNLLTSE, from the exons ATGGCGCCATTTAACCTGATTTCATCCGAGAAAATGAGGCGGCAACCAGAAAACACACGGCGTCTCTGCCGACTAATCAACGACTCACTTGCTCCATTCAATTCAATCACC GAGCTTTCAATTCCAATCCCTAAGCAAACCGAGAAGCAACTCTTAATCTCCTTGTCCAACACCGCGCGTCAAATTAAGCTTTGGACTGAAGAATATGACGATTCTGATTCCGACACT GATGCGAAGGAGACTGATCACACGGTTTGCACGGATGAAGATCATCATTGCTTAACTAAAATTGTTATTGAATTG GTATCCTTGCTGGAagtcaaaaatatttatgtacaGCATATAGCTGGAAACATTCTTGTGGTTATTTCTAAGTTTTTGGCTGCTTCT GGGAGCTGTTATGATAAATATGTATACTTGTTGGCTCTTTGCCTAGAACTGTCAACTTGTAATTGTTTACAAACTTTGGAACCGTCAACTAGATTCGATGAATCACATTCCAATTTGTCAGCTTCCTTTTTAGTCTTAAAGCAGTCTTTAAAATCTGCAAGTTGGTATACAGCGGCTGGTGTAATATCTGTTTTGCGTAATATGCTGAAACACCTAAAAATGGAATGTGATGATCAGCTTTTGAAAGGGTACCTGAATTCTGTCAGAAGTTGTATCTTGAATATACCTTGGAATGTCTTTGAGGAGGTTTCTCTTGGCGAAATGTATCTACAACATGAAGATGCTTTAAATCGTAATAAACTTCAGAACCTTCCTTCATTGACGCTGTTTAATGGAAATCTAGTTCAGTTTTTTTGTTCTCTGGCTGCACATGGTTCTGCATCTGAAACTTCAGCTGCTTATATGAACGAGCAACCTGTTGCTTGCATCATTGGCAATGTAATGCCTAAAATTCTAGGATGGTGCCTCAGAAAACAAGATCATAATAACACTCGCACATCTCAATACCTCAGACACAAAATTTTG AAGCTAATGGTCAGGCTTACTTACCAAATGCATTTGCAATGTGAAGTTCTTGTCTCATGGTTGAATATTATCGGCAAATACTTCCAAGATCTTTTAGCTGAACCACTTACTAGAGTGGAAAATAATATGGGCGACTCCTTAGAAGGTTCACCATTTTTGATTAGCTTCTCTAAAGATAATAAGGGTATTTCTGATCATCATTTGCAAAGACTTGCAGTTTTCCTTTTCTTGAGGTGTTCCCTGAGTTTGGTTTGCCAAAGAGATGGGACTGATGAGCGTTGTGTTTGTGATGAGGAAAAGTTGAACCATTCATGCTGCAACAGGAGACAAGGTATCTTAGGGCTATATCAGTGGCTTCGTGGACACATTGCTCAAGATATGTTTGCAGACAATGATATTTACATTCAGAAATGCACAAGCTTTTCCTTGTCCTTTCTCCAGCTATTTATGCATGAG CTGCTCTATGATTATCAAGTACTGCTTGATTACCTAATTTCAAAAGATACAGGAGCTAGTTCCGCTGAATACCTTTTGAG GTGTCTGCGTGCAGTATGCGATTCATGGATCTCTTTTGTGGAGTTCTCATGGGATGAGGAAGttacaaattatacaaaatttaagaaaagaaaagttcTTGTTGATGTTCTTGATTTAGAGGGAGGAGAAAGTTCTGTGCAGCGTGAAACTGATGATAGTTCTCTTTCACTAACGAAAAGATGCATGAGAAAGGATGTATACACTAGCAGGCAGCATCAAACTACAAGACCGCCATTCGAGCGTGCCATGGAGTGTTTGCTTTCACTAAAAAGTTCTCTACTGAATCTGCATAGAAAAAAGTTGTTCCCATATAATCCAGATGTGCTTTTGAGACG TTTGACAAAAATCGAGGAGCTTTGTCtgaagcagaagaatcttctaACTTCAGAATGA
- the LOC108193566 gene encoding uncharacterized protein LOC108193566 isoform X1, with protein sequence MAPFNLISSEKMRRQPENTRRLCRLINDSLAPFNSITELSIPIPKQTEKQLLISLSNTARQIKLWTEEYDDSDSDTDAKETDHTVCTDEDHHCLTKIVIELVSLLEVKNIYVQHIAGNILVVISKFLAASGSCYDKYVYLLALCLELSTCNCLQTLEPSTRFDESHSNLSASFLVLKQSLKSASWYTAAGVISVLRNMLKHLKMECDDQLLKGYLNSVRSCILNIPWNVFEEVSLGEMYLQHEDALNRNKLQNLPSLTLFNGNLVQFFCSLAAHGSASETSAAYMNEQPVACIIGNVMPKILGWCLRKQDHNNTRTSQYLRHKILKLMVRLTYQMHLQCEVLVSWLNIIGKYFQDLLAEPLTRVENNMGDSLEGSPFLISFSKDNKGISDHHLQRLAVFLFLRCSLSLVCQRDGTDERCVCDEEKLNHSCCNRRQGILGLYQWLRGHIAQDMFADNDIYIQKCTSFSLSFLQLFMHEDDILFKVLLQLFTVPLSVKPVSRGSITLQKVEDEDNMYRHISDLLNPICLFHLFLAELLYDYQVLLDYLISKDTGASSAEYLLRCLRAVCDSWISFVEFSWDEEVTNYTKFKKRKVLVDVLDLEGGESSVQRETDDSSLSLTKRCMRKDVYTSRQHQTTRPPFERAMECLLSLKSSLLNLHRKKLFPYNPDVLLRRLTKIEELCLKQKNLLTSE encoded by the exons ATGGCGCCATTTAACCTGATTTCATCCGAGAAAATGAGGCGGCAACCAGAAAACACACGGCGTCTCTGCCGACTAATCAACGACTCACTTGCTCCATTCAATTCAATCACC GAGCTTTCAATTCCAATCCCTAAGCAAACCGAGAAGCAACTCTTAATCTCCTTGTCCAACACCGCGCGTCAAATTAAGCTTTGGACTGAAGAATATGACGATTCTGATTCCGACACT GATGCGAAGGAGACTGATCACACGGTTTGCACGGATGAAGATCATCATTGCTTAACTAAAATTGTTATTGAATTG GTATCCTTGCTGGAagtcaaaaatatttatgtacaGCATATAGCTGGAAACATTCTTGTGGTTATTTCTAAGTTTTTGGCTGCTTCT GGGAGCTGTTATGATAAATATGTATACTTGTTGGCTCTTTGCCTAGAACTGTCAACTTGTAATTGTTTACAAACTTTGGAACCGTCAACTAGATTCGATGAATCACATTCCAATTTGTCAGCTTCCTTTTTAGTCTTAAAGCAGTCTTTAAAATCTGCAAGTTGGTATACAGCGGCTGGTGTAATATCTGTTTTGCGTAATATGCTGAAACACCTAAAAATGGAATGTGATGATCAGCTTTTGAAAGGGTACCTGAATTCTGTCAGAAGTTGTATCTTGAATATACCTTGGAATGTCTTTGAGGAGGTTTCTCTTGGCGAAATGTATCTACAACATGAAGATGCTTTAAATCGTAATAAACTTCAGAACCTTCCTTCATTGACGCTGTTTAATGGAAATCTAGTTCAGTTTTTTTGTTCTCTGGCTGCACATGGTTCTGCATCTGAAACTTCAGCTGCTTATATGAACGAGCAACCTGTTGCTTGCATCATTGGCAATGTAATGCCTAAAATTCTAGGATGGTGCCTCAGAAAACAAGATCATAATAACACTCGCACATCTCAATACCTCAGACACAAAATTTTG AAGCTAATGGTCAGGCTTACTTACCAAATGCATTTGCAATGTGAAGTTCTTGTCTCATGGTTGAATATTATCGGCAAATACTTCCAAGATCTTTTAGCTGAACCACTTACTAGAGTGGAAAATAATATGGGCGACTCCTTAGAAGGTTCACCATTTTTGATTAGCTTCTCTAAAGATAATAAGGGTATTTCTGATCATCATTTGCAAAGACTTGCAGTTTTCCTTTTCTTGAGGTGTTCCCTGAGTTTGGTTTGCCAAAGAGATGGGACTGATGAGCGTTGTGTTTGTGATGAGGAAAAGTTGAACCATTCATGCTGCAACAGGAGACAAGGTATCTTAGGGCTATATCAGTGGCTTCGTGGACACATTGCTCAAGATATGTTTGCAGACAATGATATTTACATTCAGAAATGCACAAGCTTTTCCTTGTCCTTTCTCCAGCTATTTATGCATGAG GATGACATCCTATTCAAAGTTCTCTTGCAACTGTTTACTGTTCCTTTGTCAGTGAAACC GGTTTCTAGAGGGTCAATAACTCTTCAGAAAGTAGAAGATGAAGATAATATGTATCGTCATATTTCGGACCTTTTAAATCCCATATGCCTTTTCCATCTCTTTCTCGCTGAG CTGCTCTATGATTATCAAGTACTGCTTGATTACCTAATTTCAAAAGATACAGGAGCTAGTTCCGCTGAATACCTTTTGAG GTGTCTGCGTGCAGTATGCGATTCATGGATCTCTTTTGTGGAGTTCTCATGGGATGAGGAAGttacaaattatacaaaatttaagaaaagaaaagttcTTGTTGATGTTCTTGATTTAGAGGGAGGAGAAAGTTCTGTGCAGCGTGAAACTGATGATAGTTCTCTTTCACTAACGAAAAGATGCATGAGAAAGGATGTATACACTAGCAGGCAGCATCAAACTACAAGACCGCCATTCGAGCGTGCCATGGAGTGTTTGCTTTCACTAAAAAGTTCTCTACTGAATCTGCATAGAAAAAAGTTGTTCCCATATAATCCAGATGTGCTTTTGAGACG TTTGACAAAAATCGAGGAGCTTTGTCtgaagcagaagaatcttctaACTTCAGAATGA
- the LOC108193566 gene encoding uncharacterized protein LOC108193566 isoform X2, whose product MAPFNLISSEKMRRQPENTRRLCRLINDSLAPFNSITELSIPIPKQTEKQLLISLSNTARQIKLWTEEYDDSDSDTDAKETDHTVCTDEDHHCLTKIVIELVSLLEVKNIYVQHIAGNILVVISKFLAASVPAGVISVLRNMLKHLKMECDDQLLKGYLNSVRSCILNIPWNVFEEVSLGEMYLQHEDALNRNKLQNLPSLTLFNGNLVQFFCSLAAHGSASETSAAYMNEQPVACIIGNVMPKILGWCLRKQDHNNTRTSQYLRHKILKLMVRLTYQMHLQCEVLVSWLNIIGKYFQDLLAEPLTRVENNMGDSLEGSPFLISFSKDNKGISDHHLQRLAVFLFLRCSLSLVCQRDGTDERCVCDEEKLNHSCCNRRQGILGLYQWLRGHIAQDMFADNDIYIQKCTSFSLSFLQLFMHEDDILFKVLLQLFTVPLSVKPVSRGSITLQKVEDEDNMYRHISDLLNPICLFHLFLAELLYDYQVLLDYLISKDTGASSAEYLLRCLRAVCDSWISFVEFSWDEEVTNYTKFKKRKVLVDVLDLEGGESSVQRETDDSSLSLTKRCMRKDVYTSRQHQTTRPPFERAMECLLSLKSSLLNLHRKKLFPYNPDVLLRRLTKIEELCLKQKNLLTSE is encoded by the exons ATGGCGCCATTTAACCTGATTTCATCCGAGAAAATGAGGCGGCAACCAGAAAACACACGGCGTCTCTGCCGACTAATCAACGACTCACTTGCTCCATTCAATTCAATCACC GAGCTTTCAATTCCAATCCCTAAGCAAACCGAGAAGCAACTCTTAATCTCCTTGTCCAACACCGCGCGTCAAATTAAGCTTTGGACTGAAGAATATGACGATTCTGATTCCGACACT GATGCGAAGGAGACTGATCACACGGTTTGCACGGATGAAGATCATCATTGCTTAACTAAAATTGTTATTGAATTG GTATCCTTGCTGGAagtcaaaaatatttatgtacaGCATATAGCTGGAAACATTCTTGTGGTTATTTCTAAGTTTTTGGCTGCTTCTGTAC CGGCTGGTGTAATATCTGTTTTGCGTAATATGCTGAAACACCTAAAAATGGAATGTGATGATCAGCTTTTGAAAGGGTACCTGAATTCTGTCAGAAGTTGTATCTTGAATATACCTTGGAATGTCTTTGAGGAGGTTTCTCTTGGCGAAATGTATCTACAACATGAAGATGCTTTAAATCGTAATAAACTTCAGAACCTTCCTTCATTGACGCTGTTTAATGGAAATCTAGTTCAGTTTTTTTGTTCTCTGGCTGCACATGGTTCTGCATCTGAAACTTCAGCTGCTTATATGAACGAGCAACCTGTTGCTTGCATCATTGGCAATGTAATGCCTAAAATTCTAGGATGGTGCCTCAGAAAACAAGATCATAATAACACTCGCACATCTCAATACCTCAGACACAAAATTTTG AAGCTAATGGTCAGGCTTACTTACCAAATGCATTTGCAATGTGAAGTTCTTGTCTCATGGTTGAATATTATCGGCAAATACTTCCAAGATCTTTTAGCTGAACCACTTACTAGAGTGGAAAATAATATGGGCGACTCCTTAGAAGGTTCACCATTTTTGATTAGCTTCTCTAAAGATAATAAGGGTATTTCTGATCATCATTTGCAAAGACTTGCAGTTTTCCTTTTCTTGAGGTGTTCCCTGAGTTTGGTTTGCCAAAGAGATGGGACTGATGAGCGTTGTGTTTGTGATGAGGAAAAGTTGAACCATTCATGCTGCAACAGGAGACAAGGTATCTTAGGGCTATATCAGTGGCTTCGTGGACACATTGCTCAAGATATGTTTGCAGACAATGATATTTACATTCAGAAATGCACAAGCTTTTCCTTGTCCTTTCTCCAGCTATTTATGCATGAG GATGACATCCTATTCAAAGTTCTCTTGCAACTGTTTACTGTTCCTTTGTCAGTGAAACC GGTTTCTAGAGGGTCAATAACTCTTCAGAAAGTAGAAGATGAAGATAATATGTATCGTCATATTTCGGACCTTTTAAATCCCATATGCCTTTTCCATCTCTTTCTCGCTGAG CTGCTCTATGATTATCAAGTACTGCTTGATTACCTAATTTCAAAAGATACAGGAGCTAGTTCCGCTGAATACCTTTTGAG GTGTCTGCGTGCAGTATGCGATTCATGGATCTCTTTTGTGGAGTTCTCATGGGATGAGGAAGttacaaattatacaaaatttaagaaaagaaaagttcTTGTTGATGTTCTTGATTTAGAGGGAGGAGAAAGTTCTGTGCAGCGTGAAACTGATGATAGTTCTCTTTCACTAACGAAAAGATGCATGAGAAAGGATGTATACACTAGCAGGCAGCATCAAACTACAAGACCGCCATTCGAGCGTGCCATGGAGTGTTTGCTTTCACTAAAAAGTTCTCTACTGAATCTGCATAGAAAAAAGTTGTTCCCATATAATCCAGATGTGCTTTTGAGACG TTTGACAAAAATCGAGGAGCTTTGTCtgaagcagaagaatcttctaACTTCAGAATGA
- the LOC108195917 gene encoding methyl jasmonate esterase 1, with product MSGETKKHFVLVHGAGHGAWCWYKVATLLRSDGHRVSILDLAASGVNLKQVQEVHSFAVYLEPLMDLMATLPQEEKVVLVGHSMGGVGLSLAMERFPEKIAVAVFATAYMLSPDLDLLTITNEVDKKRESFMDSQISFNKGLDRGPTSMLFGPKMLESKLYQLSPPEDLTLATMLVRPYCLNPHTDAKSFEEIRVTRERFGLVPRVFVVADQDLLLLEETQRWMIELNQPDDVKVIKGSDHMIMFSKPQELCNCLEEISQRYS from the exons ATGAGCGGAGAGACAAAGAAGCATTTTGTGTTGGTTCACGGAGCTGGCCACGGTGCTTGGTGCTGGTACAAGGTGGCAACATTGCTGAGATCAGATGGTCACAGAGTCAGCATACTCGACTTGGCAGCTTCGGGAGTAAACCTAAAGCAGGTGCAAGAGGTCCACTCTTTTGCCGTCTACTTGGAACCATTGATGGACTTGATGGCTACTCTTCCACAGGAGGAGAAGGTGGTTTTGGTCGGCCACAGCATGGGAGGAGTTGGCTTGTCTCTTGCTATGGAGAGGTTTCCTGAAAAGATTGCTGTTGCTGTTTTTGCAACTGCTTATATGCTGAGTCCAGACCTCGATCTCCTCACCATTACTAATGAG GTGGACAAGAAACGAGAGTCATTCATGGACAGCCAGATATCATTTAATAAAGGATTGGACAGAGGACCAACCTCTATGTTATTTGGTCCCAAAATGCTGGAATCTAAACTTTATCAGCTTAGCCCGCCTGAG GATTTGACTCTTGCAACTATGTTGGTGAGGCCATACTGTCTAAATCCTCACACTGATgcgaaatcttttgaagaaatcagAGTGACCAGAGAAAGGTTTGGTTTGGTTCCTCGAGTTTTTGTTGTGGCTGACCAAGATCTTTTACTACTCGAAGAGACCCAAAGGTGGATGATTGAATTGAATCAACCAGACGACGTGAAGGTGATCAAAGGCTCAGATCACATGATTATGTTCTCCAAACCACAGGAGCTCTGCAATTGCCTTGAGGAGATCTCTCAGCGCTACTCCTAG
- the LOC108195915 gene encoding ankyrin repeat-containing protein BDA1-like, with amino-acid sequence MENKLYDACVEGDAEKLEALMREDKLILARLSLLSCSNHTPLHLACMLGHFNFAKSLLSYKPDFASWFDSQGRSPLHLASANGYANIVQLLLQINPKMCRICDEDGRTPLHLAVMNGQHESAAELLKASSDFDRGKVLRLCVVYNRLNILVLVLGSNFADLSTIKDEKGNTVLHSATELKRVQMIKYLVTRGDVLDLNAVNKNGLTALDIIEQMPQDVKTMEIKELLISAGSLRAKLNKGATSEIVVEQGPAAPDKNKKGVKKKNSKSSSNFPKKQPKKDKNLLVAASVIAAMAYQAALSPPGGLAAVDATTNLAPSYDTYKLKPATSLVSAFMQDYSAVFWISNTIAFMAALSVIFLYVSGARLHQRFLVWLIRLGMWITLSAMTSAYVCAVLAINPDEDIHKPGSTFFALAIGLVAWAGLIALTFVVLVFKSLSYIVRKFFTIIKRATRKKKKKKNTGEEGEAASGFSTPDTDTYIV; translated from the exons ATGGAGAACAAGTTGTATGATGCATGTGTGGAAGGAGATGCAGAGAAGCTGGAAGCACTAATGAGAGAAGATAAACTTATTCTCGCTAGGCTTTCACTTTTATCTTGCTCTAATCATACACCTCTGCATTTAGCATGTATGTTGGGTCATTTTAATTTTGCTAAATCTCTCCTTTCTTACAAGCCTGATTTCGCAAGCTGGTTCGATTCACAAGGCCGTTCTCCTCTTCATTTGGCATCTGCAAACGGATATGCAAATATCGTTCAGCTGTTGTTACAGATAAATCCGAAGATGTGTCGAATTTGTGACGAAGATGGAAGGACTCCTCTGCATTTGGCTGTGATGAATGGTCAACATGAGTCTGCTGCTGAGTTGTTAAAAGCCAGCTCTGATTTTGATCGAGGAAAAGTATTGCGGCTGTGTGTTGTGTACAATCGTTTGAACATTCTTGTACTTGTATTAGGATCGAATTTCGCGGACTTGTCGACCATCAAGGATGAGAAAGGCAACACTGTTCTGCACTCTGCAACAGAGTTGAAACGGGTGCAG ATGATAAAATACCTGGTGACGAGAGGTGATGTACTGGACTTGAATGCGGTGAATAAAAATGGTCTCACAGCTTTGGACATAATAGAGCAGATGCCCCAAGATGTGAAAACCATGGAGATCAAGGAGCTTCTTATTTCAGCTGGCAGTTTGAGAGCTAAACTAAACAAAGGTGCAACTTCAGAAATAGTAGTTGAACAAGGACCAGCAGCACCTGACAAAAATAAAAAGGGGGTAAAGAAGAAGAATTCGAAAAGCTCTAGCAACTTTCCAAAGAAACAGCCGAAGAAAGACAAGAATTTACTGGTAGCAGCATCTGTGATAGCTGCAATGGCTTACCAAGCAGCTCTTAGCCCACCCGGGGGCCTCGCTGCAGTGGATGCCACCACAAACTTAGCCCCTTCTTATGACACATATAAGCTTAAACCTGCAACTTCTCTTGTATCCGCATTTATGCAAGACTATAGTGCTGTGTTTTGGATATCTAACACCATCGCCTTTATGGCTGCTTTGAGTGTGATCTTTCTATATGTGAGCGGTGCAAGGCTCCACCAAAGGTTTCTTGTTTGGCTTATACGATTAGGCATGTGGATAACTCTCTCAGCGATGACATCCGCGTATGTGTGTGCAGTTCTTGCCATCAACCCGGATGAAGATATTCATAAACCTGGCAGTACATTTTTTGCACTTGCAATTGGACTAGTAGCATGGGCTGGACTGATTGCCCTTACCTTTGTGGTTCTTGTTTTTAAATCCCTCAGCTACATTGTGAGGAAATTTTTTACGATTATTAAAAGGGCTActaggaagaagaagaagaagaagaatacaGGTGAAGAAGGTGAAGCAGCTTCAGGCTTTAGCACCCCAGACACAGACACTTATATTGTCTAA
- the LOC108193566 gene encoding uncharacterized protein LOC108193566 isoform X4, whose translation MAPFNLISSEKMRRQPENTRRLCRLINDSLAPFNSITELSIPIPKQTEKQLLISLSNTARQIKLWTEEYDDSDSDTDAKETDHTVCTDEDHHCLTKIVIELVSLLEVKNIYVQHIAGNILVVISKFLAASGSCYDKYVYLLALCLELSTCNCLQTLEPSTRFDESHSNLSASFLVLKQSLKSASWYTAAGVISVLRNMLKHLKMECDDQLLKGYLNSVRSCILNIPWNVFEEVSLGEMYLQHEDALNRNKLQNLPSLTLFNGNLVQFFCSLAAHGSASETSAAYMNEQPVACIIGNVMPKILGWCLRKQDHNNTRTSQYLRHKILKLMVRLTYQMHLQCEVLVSWLNIIGKYFQDLLAEPLTRVENNMGDSLEGSPFLISFSKDNKGISDHHLQRLAVFLFLRCSLSLVCQRDGTDERCVCDEEKLNHSCCNRRQGILGLYQWLRGHIAQDMFADNDIYIQKCTSFSLSFLQLFMHEDDILFKVLLQLFTVPLSVKPVSRGSITLQKVEDEDNMYRHISDLLNPICLFHLFLAELLYDYQVLLDYLISKDTGASSAEYLLSMRFMDLFCGVLMG comes from the exons ATGGCGCCATTTAACCTGATTTCATCCGAGAAAATGAGGCGGCAACCAGAAAACACACGGCGTCTCTGCCGACTAATCAACGACTCACTTGCTCCATTCAATTCAATCACC GAGCTTTCAATTCCAATCCCTAAGCAAACCGAGAAGCAACTCTTAATCTCCTTGTCCAACACCGCGCGTCAAATTAAGCTTTGGACTGAAGAATATGACGATTCTGATTCCGACACT GATGCGAAGGAGACTGATCACACGGTTTGCACGGATGAAGATCATCATTGCTTAACTAAAATTGTTATTGAATTG GTATCCTTGCTGGAagtcaaaaatatttatgtacaGCATATAGCTGGAAACATTCTTGTGGTTATTTCTAAGTTTTTGGCTGCTTCT GGGAGCTGTTATGATAAATATGTATACTTGTTGGCTCTTTGCCTAGAACTGTCAACTTGTAATTGTTTACAAACTTTGGAACCGTCAACTAGATTCGATGAATCACATTCCAATTTGTCAGCTTCCTTTTTAGTCTTAAAGCAGTCTTTAAAATCTGCAAGTTGGTATACAGCGGCTGGTGTAATATCTGTTTTGCGTAATATGCTGAAACACCTAAAAATGGAATGTGATGATCAGCTTTTGAAAGGGTACCTGAATTCTGTCAGAAGTTGTATCTTGAATATACCTTGGAATGTCTTTGAGGAGGTTTCTCTTGGCGAAATGTATCTACAACATGAAGATGCTTTAAATCGTAATAAACTTCAGAACCTTCCTTCATTGACGCTGTTTAATGGAAATCTAGTTCAGTTTTTTTGTTCTCTGGCTGCACATGGTTCTGCATCTGAAACTTCAGCTGCTTATATGAACGAGCAACCTGTTGCTTGCATCATTGGCAATGTAATGCCTAAAATTCTAGGATGGTGCCTCAGAAAACAAGATCATAATAACACTCGCACATCTCAATACCTCAGACACAAAATTTTG AAGCTAATGGTCAGGCTTACTTACCAAATGCATTTGCAATGTGAAGTTCTTGTCTCATGGTTGAATATTATCGGCAAATACTTCCAAGATCTTTTAGCTGAACCACTTACTAGAGTGGAAAATAATATGGGCGACTCCTTAGAAGGTTCACCATTTTTGATTAGCTTCTCTAAAGATAATAAGGGTATTTCTGATCATCATTTGCAAAGACTTGCAGTTTTCCTTTTCTTGAGGTGTTCCCTGAGTTTGGTTTGCCAAAGAGATGGGACTGATGAGCGTTGTGTTTGTGATGAGGAAAAGTTGAACCATTCATGCTGCAACAGGAGACAAGGTATCTTAGGGCTATATCAGTGGCTTCGTGGACACATTGCTCAAGATATGTTTGCAGACAATGATATTTACATTCAGAAATGCACAAGCTTTTCCTTGTCCTTTCTCCAGCTATTTATGCATGAG GATGACATCCTATTCAAAGTTCTCTTGCAACTGTTTACTGTTCCTTTGTCAGTGAAACC GGTTTCTAGAGGGTCAATAACTCTTCAGAAAGTAGAAGATGAAGATAATATGTATCGTCATATTTCGGACCTTTTAAATCCCATATGCCTTTTCCATCTCTTTCTCGCTGAG CTGCTCTATGATTATCAAGTACTGCTTGATTACCTAATTTCAAAAGATACAGGAGCTAGTTCCGCTGAATACCTTTTGAG TATGCGATTCATGGATCTCTTTTGTGGAGTTCTCATGGGATGA